A region of the Cannabis sativa cultivar Pink pepper isolate KNU-18-1 chromosome 3, ASM2916894v1, whole genome shotgun sequence genome:
tcattagttatccattgttataatcctaatgtgatcaatgatcctctatatgaatgatctacactgtaaagggattagattaccgttacaccctacaatgtattttatccttaaaccacttgaccccgtataaatgatatttcagcttatgtgaaatgagtactccaccatttatgttcgtttggtcaagctcgaaggagatcatcctttgcttactattcgccagatagaagctatagattccatgtttatgctagcgctccactcaattgcactaccgtgttcccaaaatgtacgtatcaccctgacctaaaagtaggcttaactaacaaatcaaaaaacacgaatagcctttcaagattgagcctaatcataacaggattaagaacatttgatctaggatcaactaggcgatattgacttgaatagatattacggtaagtttaataaatctaagtcaaagttcaatataggtcccttccgatgcgtactccatgcatccaacctgagctttactttaaccaatgctctggaaagaacatagcacttctccaaatgcaagtaaactctgttgtagattatcatattagtaaaacactatgtctgataaatctaggaaactttattcacatagtcatgtttactttccaatgtgttgacggcacaataaacaggatcaagtatgtgaaaagggtttcagaagaatttatacattatatacatataatcatgaaataaatcatgtgaaccatgcaacattaaatgttatttctgatctatattaataactaaatctgattatattgaaatgagttttatttagggcataaaacccaacacttcctTGATACCAATGGCTTCGACAATATGAGGTTGCAAAGCGCCTTCTCTAGATAAACTTCTGGCCCCCAAGACCAACCCCCAGGAGACCTTGCAATGAAGCCCAATCCATACCGCCCTTGGCTAGAAAAAAGTGCACCATCCACATTAACTTTGATAAAAGGGAAATCGGGGCCTGTCCACTGCTCCACGAGTAATGTCGCCGGCCATTTTAAGCTTGCATCTATGACATTAACTTTTTGAGCATTAAACCATTCAACATAATTTTACTTTGCCATGGCCACTACCTCACTCGCATCAGGGTGCTTAGAGTTCCAAACCAAATCGTTACGATGAGTCCAAACTGACCAACAGACCATACCAGCCTCAAGAGCCTCGGCCGTGTTCCACGATACCAAACCCGCTTCAAACCAACTCGAGAATAACATTGCATCAGGCGCCACTACAGATTGGAACCTTGCTCCAGAAACTTTTAGCAAAAGAACACTGCGCCAGCACATGCATAGTCGTCTCAGGGGTAGCAAGGCAGAACGAACACATTACAGCAATTGGAACATGCTTTGTGGAAAGATTCAACCGAGTAGGGAGACTATTGGTAGAAGCTCTCCATAGAAAATTAAGAACCTTTGGAGGGAGCTGCAACTGCCATAAGAGCCGCCAAATTCCAGAGTTATCTGGAATATCTCTGCTGGTTTTCATCGATTGAAGCAGAGAATATGCACTCCTAACAGTGAAAACTCCTGATGCATCATGTAACCAGTACCGCAAATCCGTACTCATATGACTACTGAGCGGAATCTTCCACACCAAAGCTCGATCTCTAGCAGTGAGCATCTCAGCCAATACTTCCCCACAAGACCTGGATGGACAGATTCAATGAAAGGGTTCATCTCATCAGGAAGCCAAGGCTCAAACAAGATATTGACGGTAGAACCATCACCCACCAACCGCCGAACCCCAGCCCGAACTAACTCCTTAGCCTCAAACACACTCTGCCAAATATAACTAGGATTACTCCCCAAGGTCGATGTAAGAAAAGACCCTGACGAAAAGTATCTAGCTTTGTAAATTTGCCCCATCGAACTATCCCCACAAGTCAAAAGCCTCCATCCTTGCTTATCCAGTAGAGCTAAGTTTAAGTCCCTTAAATCACAAAATCCCATACCACCATTGCTTTTGGGTTTCGTAAGCTGGTCCCAGCTTAGCCAGTGGATGCCCTTATTCTTGTTCGACCTCCACCAAAACTTGGTAATAGCTCGCTCAATGTCCTGACAAATCCCGACAGGAATGAGGAACACATTCATTGTATAGGTCGGAAGAGATTGAACAATTGATTTAATAAGAACTTCCTTTCGTGCACGAGAAAGAAATTATTGTCCTAAGACTGGACGCGCTTCTGAACTTTGTCCCGCAAATAGCCGAAGATGACATTTTTATTCCTGCCAACAGTACTCGGGAGCCCCAAATACATACTGTGCTCAGTCGCTTCAGGAATGCCCAGAGTAGTacaaattgttgggttttgtgccctaaataaaacccatttcaatataatcagatttacttattaagaaagatcagaaataacattttatgttgcatggttcacatgatttatttcatgattatacatataatgtataaattctatttaagtccagaacatatgaatttgttaatgattatagtgttgtcagcacagtggaatataatcttgattatatgttcgaaagtttattccctgatttgttagttcataagatttagactggcatgaaaTTCAGCGAtaagtattcttacaccttggataagtgttatgtcgtttccagggcattggcacagtttaccagtatcggatgtatcgagtatacatcagaagggaccgatattgaactttgattagatatgttaaaaatttaccgtaatatctattcaattcaatatcacctattcatcctagatcaaatgattataatcctgatatggttaggttcgatctcaagagtattatacatgttctttgatttgttagttaagcctactttttggttagggtgatacgtacattttgggaacatgatagtataattgagtgggagcgctaacataaatatggaatctataacttctataggaatttagaagtgaaacgatgatatccttcgagcttggctaaacagagataaatggttgagatctcatttcacttcgctgaaatattatttatacggagctaagtgttttaaggataaaatacattgaaggtgtaacggtaatttagtccctattcaatgtagatcatttattagagggtcattgatcaaattaggattataacaatggataattaatagcgtatctatatcgtggaacatatagagtgttctatatgactgagagtgcaattccaagttctaagtgtggattcaataaggaattaataagttagggaatttactttgtaaatacggttcggcttattggaagctcggttatataggtccatggtccccacactagttgagaccatactgcttgtaagactcagttaattgatttctattaatcaattataatgctaaagttagactatgtctagtttatgaattttcactaagcaagggcaaaattgtaagaaaagagattctgggttttatttgttaattaagagactttatatgtctaattaataaatatgttaaatgaaaatattatttaataattaatttttagttattaaataattagaattggcatttaaatggttgaattggaaaattggcgtttttgagaaaatgagatgcagaaatgataaaacagcaaaattgcataagtgaggcccaatatccaaagcccatggccggccacacttaatggcttttataatttattttttcattattttaatgccaaataattctaaccaaaacctaggtggttacctataaatagatagtgatggctcacaatCAAACTtaactctgtcagatgaaagttgagcctcctattctataccGTAGCTGCCACCCTCTTcgtctcttttcttctctaaattttcgaaccttgagtgaatgagtgagtgcccacacacatcaagtagtatctcaatcatagtctggaagattgtgaagaatccaattaacaagaaggagaatcagcatcaaggaaggagaggaagagatccaggttcagatcttggtgatgctctgctacagaaaggaatcaagggctagagatttgaacggaaggagtcattatatttcgctgcacccaatgtaaggtttcctaaactttatatgtgtttatttcattgttttagaattcatattaggatattaatgaaacatacatggtagtaaatctagatcctggaaaaatatttccaacacaaaTGGCCCGCCGCAAATCAACTGAAGTATTAGTTCTAAAAAAGGACGAAGACTTCCCAAAATTAACACGTTGTCCCGTTGCAATAGCAAACATCCTAAGCAACTGAAGAACCCGATTCATCTCGCCATTGGTCGCCTTACAATACAGAAAGCTGTCATCTGCAAAGAGCATATGAGAGACACTAGGCGCTCCATTAGCCACTTTACAACCATGCAGCCACTTCCTCTCTTCAAACTTGCGAGTAAGAGCAGGAAAAGCTTCGACACATACcaaaaaaagataaggtgaTATAGGGTCTCCATATCGAAGGCCTCTACTAGGCACAATAGGACCCATAGTTCGGCCACTACTCACAATCTGGTACTGCACCGAGGACAAGCATCCAAAAATAAGCCGAATCCACTTATCAGCGAATCCCAACCGAGCAAGCATAGCACACAAGAAATGCCAATCCACTCTATCATAAGCTTTACTTAAATCCAATTTCAACGCCATAAAACCATCCTTGCCCACCTGCTTCCGCTGAAGATAATGTAGAATTTCGAAAGAGACCATAATATTATCCGTAATTAACCTGCCAGGGATAAAAGCACTTTGATGTTTGGAGATAACCTCAGACAGTAATCCCTTCATTCTGTTAGCAAGAACCTTAGTAATAACTTTGGCAATGACATTGCAGAGAGAAATTGGGCGCAGCTCACTCATTTGCTCAGGGTTCTTCTTTTTTGGGATTAGCACATTATTCGTATTATTCATCCCCACCGGCATTTGCTCTGTTGCAAAGAAATGTTTAACTGTATGGACCACATCATTGCATACAATGGACCAATATTTCTGAAAAAAATTTGGATTCATCCCGTCAGGACCGGGGACTTATCTGGATGCATTTGAAAGACTGCCTCTTTAACTTCTTGATCTAATATAGGCCGAAGTAAAGCCTCATTATGTTCATCTCGGACATTAGGCACAACACAGTCCAACACCTCCTCCCAGCTAGTAGGTTCGACCGTAAAGAGGTCCTTATAGTACTCAACCATGACATTCTCAAGCCCATTATCCCATTGTCTGAAGTTACCCTCGTCTTTCAACATAGCAATGTGATTATTTCGTTTTCGCCTAGAAGCTTTAGAATGGAAGAACTTACTATTTTGATCACCCGCTGGAAGCCATAACTGTTTAGATCTTTGTCACCAAAAAACCTCCCTTTGGTTAAGAACAGCAAAAAGCTCCTTTTTAGCCTCGTAAAATAATCTCTTCCCATCCTCATCTCGTCGCTTGTTATATTGCTTCAACAACCGATTGCATTGCTTAATGCGAGAAGAAAACTTGCCAAACACATCCTTCCCCCAATGCTGAAGAGCAGTACCACATTGCTGTATTTTCTGACCAATATCTTGCCCTCCTAATGAAGACCAATTACGCCTAACCACATCTTCACAGTCAGGATGACTAACCTAGAAATTTTCAAACTTGAAAGATCTCGCCTGGGCGATAGTCTCATGAAAGAGAACATCCAGCAGAAGGGGGCAATGATCCGAAGGTGAAATCTCTAGATTAAACAATTTAGATGAAGAGAAATTATTTAACCAAGAATTACTCACCATAGCTCTGTCCAACCGGGCTTCTATCCAATGTGCAGTGTCTCTACTCTTCTCCCACGTAAAAGGATGGCCGCACAGATCTAAATCAATCAGCCCACATTGCTGAACGACCTCCTGAAAGCCGTCAATAAGCCACGACGGATAAGGCAATCAACCAAACTTCTCACCCTGACAAAGCACATTGTTGAAGTCTCCCATTAAACACCAAGGAGCGGTAGATCGCCTATGTAAAGTCCGTAATAGGTCCCAGGTATTCTTCCTTAAACTTCTATTGGGTTCCCCATAGATTCCAGTGAACCAAAATTCCCTCTGCCCATCAAGTGTTATAAGACTGTCTATATGGCTTGTGGAAAACGACTCGACCTTGACCTCCTCTTGATTCTTCCATAACAATGCTAAACCCCCGCTTCTTCCTTGGGCCGCAACAACAAAACACCCCTCAAAGCCCAAACTCATACAAACCCGATCCATCTTCATCTGATTACTCAATGTCTCACACAAAAACACAACACTAGGCCTTTTTTGAACCACAAGTTCTTTCAGGAACTGAACATTCCGTGGCGGCCCAAGCCCACGGTAGTTCCAAGACAGTATTTTCATAATGATTGGCGAGCCCCATTGCCAAGGCCCGCCAAAGATGAATTTTTTGAACTATTATGCTATACCACCTTTGCACTGTCTCTACTACCCTCACTTACTTTCCTTCTTTTGTTATCAGTAACAACCAGGCTATTCTCTGAGCTATGCACAACATCCTTCTCCCTATTCTGAGAAACTTCTCCTTGATTGACACGTGGGCCATGAGAAAATGAGGAAGCCATAACCACACCTCCACCATTAACATGACTTGGTATTGGGTCAACGCCTACATTCACAACATCCCCACCAACCGAAGGCCCTCCCCCATTGACGGTCGGCGATTCCATCCCCTCACGTCCGACACCACCAACTTCTGTCGGGGGGCTCCACCCCCTGGTTCTAAGCCATTGAGACCCAATATTCTTGTGAGATCGTTGAGGCAAGGCCCTCATGAACTCACCATATGGCTTCACTATTTGCTCTATGGGCTGATGAAACAACTTATGACAGAACCTTTCTGAGTGCCCAATTATACCACAAATGAAACAGAAAGTCGAGGCCCTTTCGTACTTAAAATTAATCCAGAACCAACTCCCATCATCCTTAGTGAGCTTCATTCGCCGGCGTAATGGTTTATCAATATTCAAAGTAACTCCGATGCGAAGAAAATATCTCCATACTCCTATAAAATTTTTCGGATCAGACTCTATATACTTCCCCATAGTATTACCCACCTTAGCAACAGTAATCTCTGTCATACATCCAGGCTCCATATCATGGAGTTGAACCCAGATGTCAAGAGTGTTCAACAGTAATGCCTTCGGATCCGCACCAACCTTCAGCCTCTCTATAATTAACTGCATCCTATCATAGGTCCAGGGACTCCCATTGATGACCCTTTAAATATCTACTTCATGATAAAATTGGAAAAGAAATCTATTATTATCCAATTGTTTGACAAACATGCCCATACCTGGCTGCCATAAGGAAGCCAAAATATTTTGCATCTTCTCAAAATCAATCACCTGATTAGACAAGAACCTTccaaccaaacaccacctaTCATCAATTCCATCATCACCTCCCCCTGTGAGAACTGCAACATCTTCAAGATCCTCCTCCTCAATCTGAAACCGTAATATTTCATCCTCAGTATCCCCATTGTGCCAACTTGTCAACACCATAACTATCAAGAAATAACCCCGAACCACACAGCCACCACAAGGCAGAAAACCCAAAGAATCAACAACCAAGAAACCCGTCAACCAAACAACCTGTCAACCAAGAAACCCAACACCGAAGACACCCGACAACCAAGAAAACTCTGAACTATCCCCACACAACCTTAACACCTGAACATTAACAAAGCAACAAAAAACCAGAGAAACAAAGAAACCATGTCATACGACAAGACCTAACCTTTTATACAAATTTCTACTGCTGAAAAGATCTACCGACCCCCGCTGGTTGTTAACGGCATGAAGAGCACTTGAGATCGTCGACTGGTGGGACATTCAGCCTACCAGAAACAGACCAGACACCGACGACTGCGAGGAACCATGTCAGACAGACGGCTGCTGGAGGAGACGACTGCTTGAGGAACAAAGACGACTGCCTGCTGGGAGAAGCAGTTTGCGACTGCACCTGCAACAAAACCAGAAAAATGAATGACCAACTCCGGCGACGCTGACAAGGCGAATCGGATACGGCGGCGCTGGTGGTTACATTCCTTGTGGCGGCGCTAGAAGGGTTACGTTCTCTGTGGACGGCGCTAGTAGGGTTACGAGGTTCTTTTTGTTATCACAGGTTTTTTTTCGTTAAGTGATAATTCtatttaaaacaataataaatattatatattattttttttaagagataTATAtcatagtaatcttattttaaatttaaataaggttaaataatttaaaaaatagaataatttaagagaaatattaatatctgaccttaaatttaaaaataagataaaataatcaaatttattaattatctattttcaACTAGtaaaacttatttattaagtatttaattatttattattttaggataTTTTATGTACCCTCATTTCTTTATATATTTGAGCTTATTCTTTTTGCTCTTGTCCCACTTCTCAAGACCACAATGGGATATATGTAAACTATATATGTTGGGGTGAACCTCATTACTAAACATATGCTAAAACCTTTTCAATTATGTAACAATATCATAGCTTTTATGTTCTTATACAAGTCATTCATccattttttttccttcaaaaaaaaaaaatttaattagtagTAACTTAGATCATTAGCACATTGATTATCCCCATAAATAAGTATACTGTATTTTATTACCACTTTTTATACGTTTCATATGATAATAAAACtaacttatataaatatatataagaatatatatacgTAATTTCTAGGTTTGatatatcaaaatattatttaaaaaattgtgtaggtttgatatttaaataaaattgcaTGTAACTTCAATACAagattgtctattttttttttaactaaaagtaaatattaatttttcatttaaattatttttatttaataaaatattagattatttttttattattagtctaattatttattaatattttttattgtatgaatttattaattattaaactcattactttttcaattattaattatctattttcaactaataaaagttatttattaaatttttaattatttattattatttttcaaaaaaaaaattatttagttaaattacttaattttagaataatttcattatttaaataattgttaacttataattttcttttttaaatataacttctatgttttttttaattatatcaaaattttaacaaaatttggccaaaataacatttatattttaaactacccaaaaattttaaacctAATTTACACAatctaaaaattttcaaatacatcacaaatattaaaatattacatattatcaatataaaccaaaaaattatcaaaatatatatatatataaaaaaaaacaaacaaacaaaccagCCGTATCtatatcttttatatatataaacagaaattaacacatgattttttttcctttgccaATGTAATTAAGTAAGCCTACAGATTCTTTGATCGACCAAAGCATCAAAGTAAACAACTCAAATTAGGTATGAAATACCACaatcttttctttattttacaatCTTACATAGCaacatttttatttaaatatctatagatatatattttgtgttatatttgttgatttcctATCCTCCATTAAGATATATATTCAATTAAGACTaaagtttttttaaaagtttgatattattattattattattattattattattattattatattgttgctgttgttgtttCTATTAATATTCTTGAATTTAACAAATAGATTTAGAGTTACAcaataacaaaaacaaatacaaatacaaatattatctaaaaaaaactaattttagaaTATTCAcccatatatattaaaaataaaacaaacaacaacTACAATCACATATAACATTTtacaaatcaaaataaatacaACTAAATAGCTACAaagattaaaacaaaaaaaaaaaattataaatacaaatacatatataaaaatatatgctactaaaaaaataatgaaatattacctCACAAATGCCACCGGTGGTGGGCCGACGCTACAGCCGAAGGAGCCGGAGCCTGGGCGATCAGACGATGTCGGGGACAGAGTGGTGGTGGGCGGAAGGATTTGAAATGAGGTTTTTGAAGGGGGAGAGGCGGAGTTTCTGAAATAGGGTTTTTGAAGGGGAGAGGCAGACTGTGATGAGAAGGAAATGAAATGGTTTCctctgcaattttttttttttatagcaaAATTGTCCCCAACGACATGGTCGTTGGTGGCACACTGACAAGTCTGCCACCAACGACATAGTCGTTGGGGCATGTCGTTGGGGACAATTTTGGGGGGAAATTTGCCGCCAAAATCAACGGCTCATTTTCAAAAACCACACACACATTCCCAACGACAATGTCGTTATTGAAGATTTTTTCAATAACGACATTGTCgttattgaaaagaaaaagtcgttattaattaactattttttttaaaaaaaaaaaactgaatagCTTTCCCAACGACAGGCAAATGTCGTTATTGATACTCTCATTTTTAATGAGGACTTTTAGGCGTTGGTAATAGTGGCGTTGGTATTAACCATTATTCTTGTAGtgtaatttgatcaatgaccttctaatagatgatctacattgaatagggactaaattatcgttgcaccttcaatgtattttatccttaaaacacttagctccttataaatgatacttcagtgaagtgaaatgagatctcaaccatttatctctatttagccaagctcgaaggatatcatcgtttcacttctaaattcctatagaagttatatattccatatttatgttagcgctcccacacaATTATactattgtaacaccctaactagcataggcgtgttgacgtgatttttaacgtactgtgcaactcgttgctaatcaacgaggttaatgaaaaacgtgattaattaaaaattttcttatttaattaaatacttataacatagtatacaaaatactttgggatcccatttacaaaacactttacaaaagtttactagttctttacaaaatatttgtcgcccagcgactaactataaaagcactgttgtcccgaggatcgtacgctccaggcctaaccgccccgacatgtataatcttcatctgctcgtcctcacggttccttagctttggccttgcccttacatacacataaacatagcactgtgagtcgacaaactaagtaaaaaaagcataaatcatataacatccatatatcccgggttatgatcagacgcccatacccctgaccacaaccctaatccTCGTGTTCCACACGGTACTAagtctcgaacgttcgtacgacggtacttttgacagagtaacagcctatactcggtgcgctagtcatactctagccgtaccgatgtgttacagtattagcctatactcggtatgtcAGTCATACTCTGAgcataccgatgtgatacggtcaaaaaGTACGGtaccatcgaccataatatcagcctatactcggtacgctagtcatactctagctgtaccgatgtgatattgtcggatggtacgaagcaaacatacatatctaatgtaatctaacaggcttcctaacatgcacgctaaacatgtaaatacatatgcatactgttatactaatcttacctcgattccgaattcaggtgcgccggtcaacctgagtggaacaatgagctcggcgaattacagtctcctaaatcataataatcacaacactgataagtgatacgctaaactACTTCCTAAGGActtaaactcgaaactaaaagtttccctatcgacaaataacatggcaataccctaaaaaccacaaaaatgggaagaactagggttcccaaatttgCCCCAATCGATAGACCGGTtcctcaaccggaattccggttctgggaggaAATCCTCGAAGCCAACCAGAATTTCGGTTCCTACAAGCCTCTCTGAACCCGAATTCTGGTTTAGTGCAGGAAACACTAaaaattccatatctcaatcaattcaaacccaatccactccaaactttccagacctgatcTAAACATCCTAGAGGTCAAAAACAAAGCAATAAAACACATCTTCATGCACcataacaaaaatcaccattgatgagtcaagcttgagttcaaaaactcaaagcttgctcatccCACAAACTATCTATTAAAACCTGCTCAATTCACcatatataaccataatataactCCAGAAAACAAACCCAAACACAAACAACAACCACAACAGCTAATTCAACATTTCACATTGAAATTCAAgattttgagttcaaagctttacaAACGGTTAAATCCAACTAACTAGCAACAAAACCAACTTGATCAATCCACTCAAACAAACATGCATTTACCTCTGAACACAACAACAATTAACCATAGAAACCACAACAAGCATAAACTCAAAGCATGcaaaatttctttttcttaaaactcaagaaactaaaagaggTGGTTGCTATAAATCATACCTTGGCTTGGATTATACAATAAGCTGCTGGAAACAAGGAATTGAGGAAGCAAACACAAGAACCCTAGCTTGTTTTAGGATGGCCgaaagagagatagagagagtgAGAGGAAATGGTTTtgcttcttttcttattttttttctaattttgtaaaatgagtgtaaaaaaatgattttaattacttatttcagccaaataaacataacataaatcaaataatcacataatactaagtccactaaaggacaaaggCTTATGGGGAAAAaggaccattttgcccctcccatACTAAAAGGGTTAAAAAGCacttaagggtatttttgggaaattctaaattcccgactaatcccgacattcccaatgtctaacaatACCGCCCcgctaaaataaaatacta
Encoded here:
- the LOC133035923 gene encoding uncharacterized protein LOC133035923, whose product is MPVGMNNTNNVLIPKKKNPEQMSELRPISLCNVIAKVITKVLANRMKGLLSEVISKHQSAFIPGRLITDNIMVSFEILHYLQRKQVGKDGFMALKLDLSKAYDRVDWHFLCAMLARLGFADKWIRLIFGCLSSVQYQIVSSGRTMGPIVPSRGLRYGDPISPYLFLVCVEAFPALTRKFEERKWLHGCKVANGAPSVSHMLFADDSFLYCKATNGEMNRVLQLLRMFAIATGQRVNFGKSSSFFRTNTSVDLRRAICDIERAITKFWWRSNKNKGIHWLSWDQLTKPKSNGGMGFCDLRDLNLALLDKQGWRLLTCGDSSMGQIYKARYFSSGSFLTSTLGSNPSYIWQSVFEAKELVRAGVRRSCGEVLAEMLTARDRALVWKIPLSSHMSTDLRYWLHDASGVFTVRSAYSLLQSMKTSRDIPDNSGIWRLLWQLQLPPKVLNFLWRASTNSLPTRLNLSTKHVPIAVMCSFCLATPETTMHVLAQCSFAKSFWSKVPICSGA